The Diceros bicornis minor isolate mBicDic1 chromosome 22, mDicBic1.mat.cur, whole genome shotgun sequence DNA segment tgaaaaagaaactgaaaacgaGCCATTTGCTACAGAGGGAGGTTTTGAGTCAAAAGATGCTAACTCTACCACAGGGGAGACTGAAACACCTCCTCAGTCACCACAGCAGCCACCTAGAAACCGACCTAGTTCAGGTCCTGGGAACCTGGAAATGTGGGCTTCACCTCATGCAAATAATAGTTCTGAAATAAATGCCACTCACAGCCCAGATGAAGATTTACTCAAGACAGAGCCCACAGATGATAAGAACATTTCCATGGAGGATGACATTGGGGAAAGCAGCCTGTCCAGTTACGACGACCCCAGCATGATGCAGCTGTACAATGAAACAAACCGACAGCTCACACTTTTGCACAGCAGCACCAACTCCCGGCAGGCAGCCACTGATGATCTCGACCTGTGGAACAGAGTGATTCTGGAGGACACTCAGTCCACTGCAACCATCTCGGATATGGATAATGATTTGGACTGGGATGACTGCAGTGCGGGTGTGGCCATCCCCGGTGAAGGTCAAACACAAGGATATATGGCTGAAAGTATCGAACCCGAAACCCGATTTTCAGTGAGACAGCTAGAACCGTGGGGCGTGGAATATCAGGAAGCAAATCAGGTAGATTGGGAACTCCCTGCCTCTTCTGAGCCCAGCAAGGACACTGCTGCCAACGAATATCAAATACTCAATGAGAAAAGTGGACGGCTAATTGCGAACAGTATTTGGGATTCTGTCATGAGAGATAACAACATGTCAATAATATTACCAAGCCCATCGTATACTACAGATTCAGAACAAAGCAAATCACCTCCTGAATCTCCCAGCTCATCAGAAAAAGTTAAGGACAGTCACATCCCAGATGTGCTAGAAGCCTCTGGAACCAGTGAGTTAGGAGCTCTTCCCCCTGATCCTGGCAAGCAGGACACATGCAGAGGAACGCTGCCAAGCGATACAGCATCCCTGGCAACCAGGCTTGAGAATCCAGAGCATTTTGCACACTCAGATCCACAGAGAGGTCCTAGCTGTGAACAAAGTGAGAGTGAGGAGGAAGCCCACAGAACAGCCGATAGGGAGCACCTTAGTGAGAAGGAGGTGGTAGACAGAGCCTTGGAGATTTCTGGAAAAGAGCAAGGTGACcaggaatgctcttccccagTTGCATCTGAACATCAAGAAATCTGTGATGAATCAGGCAAAATCAGCTCTCTTTCAGTCATTTCCAGTCCTCAGACTGAGGAACCCCAGGAAGTTTTAGAGCATGAGAAGGGATCTTACAATCCTGACCCCTGTGATGTGCAAACAGAGATGTCCACAAATCACCTGCAGGCAAAAGAGACCTGTGAAGAGCATCTCATGAGTCACAGAAATTCAGGTGAAACTACTGAAATTTCAAGTAGGCTGAATTTAACAAAAAGTGTTTCTTTACCTGAAATGGATcttgagaaaactgaagaagGTATCATTCTGGAACCAGAGAGAGTGAACCAAGAGCCACCTCATGAGTGTCTCCAAAGCCTGGACGTTTGGAATGGCCCTGTCAACAGTGATGTGCAGGTCAATTGCACAAGTTCTGAGATACCTAAGAGTCTTGAAGTTAAGAGTACTGAACACAGCCCTCCAGGAGCCGGTTCATCAGGAAATTATGACAGAGAGAGTATTTCTAGTGAGTATACACATTCAAGTGCATCGAGTCCTGACCTAAATGATTCTTCAGCTGCATTGGCGTCCTGGGACCATGGACCCAATACTGAACATCAGAAGGAGAATCAGGATGGTTGGAGTAAACAGAATCACCAAGAATCTGAATTAATTACTACTGTTGGCCAAGTAGAAGTTACCGAAATGGAGGACCTGGAGGAAAAGAGAATGGACAGCTTTGAAAAGAGCTTAGATCACAAGGTTCCTAGATTTTTAGAGATTTGGAATGACTCAGTAGATGGtgattccttttcctctttatcCAGCCCTGAAACAGGCAAATATTCTGAATATTCAGATGCCCATCAGGGAAGAAATCTAGTGGTTAGCCGTCAGGAGAAAAATGAACATGATCTTGCTGAAACTGTGCAGCGGGAGGACACCAAGTTCGTTTCAACAAGCTCAGGTTCCGATGATGATAGTGCAGGTGACCAAGAGTTGGTAGAGAAAGAGATCCATTTGGCCACTTGCCAAGTTGCTCAAAGTGAACCTGGGGTTTGGGACTCATTGAATGAATCTGATAAGTTCTTGGCCACAGCTGATGCCAAGTCTGAGGAATTTTCTGCCTATGTAGGCAGTTCAGAACCAGCAGAGAATGACAGTAAGTCAAGCCCATTCTGTGACAATCCACAAAGTAGTTCTGATCACCGGAATTTCTCGCCACTAAAGGACACTGAGATACAGATTACAGCAGTGGATAAGGAGACGAGATCTTCTCCAGAAACAGGGAAGACAGGAGATATTTTATGGCAAAtatctcccaaaactgaagcaAAGAATGAAAGTTATTCGAAATTGAAAATTCTTGGCTTTCCAGCTGAGAGCACCCAGTGGTGGAATGCCCCTCTGCAGGAAGGGCGACCAATTGAATGTGCATTTGAAGGGGAATTATCTAACTCAAGTGATGTGTTAGAGATGAATTCTTCAGTATACCAAAACATGAGTCCCTGGGGAGTACCCATTCAGAGTGACACTGAATCCACGGAAACACATTATACTAATCCTTTCAGTGATAAGCATCAGTCACCCTTCCTGGATAGTAATAGGGAGAATTCCCATGAGCAACTTTGGAACATTCAACCAAGGCAGCCTGACCCAGAAGCTGATCAGCTTAGCCAGCTTGTAATACTGGACCAAATTAAAGAAAAGGATTCGAGAGAGCAAACCTTCATGTCTTCTGCTGGTGACGAACTCACTTCTGAAACACCTACCCAAGAGCAGTGTCCGAATACAGTGCCAGACTCAACATTTACTCACACAGATGAAAATGGATGTGTTATATCTAATGTTTCCGTTATTGAATGTCAAGATACAGATTGgtgggaagaagaaaaatcatacccCAGTGAAATGACAAATTCAAGCATTGCCTCAGAAGATTTCCCTGCTGTCAGTTCTTCCACTCAGTTGACAAAGAAGTCAGGCTCTGAATGGGATGGCTCTACCCCTAGTGAGGGCCCCCAAGGCGCGTTTGTTCCAGATATTTTACATGGTAACTTCCAAGAGGGTGGGCAACTGGTCTCAGCTTCGCCTGACTTGTGGATGGATGCTAAGCAGCCCTTCAGTTTGAAAGCAGATGGCGAGAATCCTGATATACTGACTCACTGTGACCACGACAGCAATTCTCAAGCTTCCAACAGCCCTGATATATGTCATGACTATGAAGCAAAGCAAGAGACTGAGCAGCACATTAGTGCTAGGATGGGACCTGAAGGGGAAGCCAGTGAGTTTTATCTCACAGAGCCAAAGATGGATGAAGAATCCAGTCAGGAGCCCGGGCAGGAATCTGTCCCATACAATTCAGAGCTATATTCTGAAAGTGCAATTCCACTGCCTCCAGTCAGTGGTCAAGCAAACACAAATGGCTCTTCTCAGCTTAACTCTCACAAAGGTTCTCCTGAACCTTCTGAAATAAATGGTGAGAACAATACAAGTTTGGAAGCATCAGAAAAAGGAACCAACCCAGAAATAGCACCAATTTTGGAAACTGTTGGCAGAACAATCCCAGTAATTGAAAACGTGGGAACCAGTATTTTTGTAACTCACCAAGACCCAACTATGGATGGCAACAGCTCTTGGATATCAGAGGACTTTTCTCCCGGAAGTCAGACAGATGCAGGAGCCTTGTTGGACCATGAGCAACCTGTTGCCTCTGAGAATGCTGCCACAGTTCCTGATGCTTTGCTAGCCACGGACACTTGTCTGGATGTAAGTGAAACTGCCTTTGACCACAGCTTCAGCGATGCCTCGGGTCTCAACACATCCACCGGAACAATAGATGACATGAGTAAATTGACATTATCAGAAGGCAATCCCGAAACACCAGTTGATGGGGATGCAGGGAAGCAAGATCTCTGTTCCTCTGAAGCCTCGTGGGGTGATTTTGAATATGATGTCATGGGCCAAAATATCGATGAAGATTTAATGAAAGAGCCTGAACACTTTGTCTATGGTGGTGACCCTCCCTTAGAAGAAGATGCTCTGAAGCAATCGCTGGCACCTTACACACCTCCCTTTGACTTGTCCTATCTCACAGAACCTGCCCTTGATGTTGAAACGACCGAGGAAGCTGGGGCTCCAGAGGATGAGTCTCTGGGGAGTGAAGCAGCAGAGATATTGCTTTCTGTCCTTCCCAATCGAAGAAGCAAGGAAAACCACGCTGAGACCAAAAACACACCGCCTGGACATCAGCTGGTTGTGCTGCATATTCATGAAGAACCTGAGTCAGTTTCTTTGCCTGAAGAAGTCAACTCCAACGTTGAGTTGTCTCCATCAAATATTGACTGGGAAGTAGAAACAGATAATTCGGACTCACCAGCAGGTGGAGACATAGGAACACCAATTGGTAAGAAACATCCCATTCCTCCACCCCTAAGAAACTGCTGCTTTCATTCGATTAACACATTTGTAAAGCACTCTCTTCCTACCAATGTGGGTAAGAACTAACTAAATTTGCAGTGCATGCCTAACCTAGTCCTGTATTAACAGCAGTAATATCTACTGCTTGTAAAATACCTATCCTTGAGAGTGCATGAGAAAATTAAACAGcgctacaaaataaaaatatttcttaaattatctCTCTTTTAGGCGGATCATTTGCAAAGATCACACATCACATAATGTGTTAATTAAGCCTTGTTCTCCCCTTCTCACCTTCGTCTTCCACTTCTAGGTGCCAGCAAGGGAATATTAgagttagaagaaaaaataattcctaccaaagagcCTGAACATATAAAACCAGAAGACGGGGAAGAAAGGTGCACAGAGAAGAATGAAGATCACCATGCACTACACATGAATTACATACTTGTAAACCATGAAGAAAATTCACCCCCAAAGCCAGAGGCCTTTGAAGCAAGAGAAAACACATCTGAATTAGAAGAGTTTCACACAGGTTCTGGAGAAATGGGGCTGCCAGGAACTCAGTTAGCAAGCTTCCCAGACACATGTCAGCCTGCCTccttaaatgaaagaaaagatcaTTCTGCGGAGAGAATGTCTCCCAAAGATGATAAGAGATCATCTCTTGAAAGCCCTGGGCAAGACCAGAGTTGGATGGTCTTGGGCCACAGTGAAGGTAGAGATCTGTCATCAGCAGCTAAGGACTCAGGGCCTGGATGGTCTGGCAAGGCGGTGGAGCCAGCCTCTGATCACGACTTGGGCAAAATTCCCCAAATGCAGGTTCTGAGAGAAATGAAGCCTCTAGAATCTTTAGCACTAGAGGAAGTCTCTGGCCTGGGCAGCCAATCACAGAAGAGCAAGAGCCAAGGCAAGGCTGGC contains these protein-coding regions:
- the PRUNE2 gene encoding protein prune homolog 2 isoform X9, whose product is MLTGPPEQMLLARLKTSMLRWREQVLSLLCENRSKRLEKVHVVIGHKSCDLDSLISAFSYAYFLDKVSPPGVLCLPVLNIPRTEFNYFTETRFILEELNISESFHIFRDEINLHQLNDEGKLSITLVGSNVLASEDKILESAVVKVINPLEQSDGGLEFRESSSSLVVKEILQEAPELITEQLAHLLRGSILFKWMTMESEKISEKQEEILSILEEKFPSLPPRKEIINVLQETQFSAQGLSIEQTMLKDLKELSDGEIKVAISNVNMTFEITSDVDIKLRKSTGKAVLFGRGAQSLPRTRNTFANSSICCSNCTFHSNISSDLKAFTDKFSFDVLILLASYLSEEQQPRRQIAVYSENLELCSQICCELEECQNPCLELEPFECGCDEILVYQLENPSVTCDQVVLLVKEVINRRCPEMVSNSRTSSTEAVAGSAPLSQGSSGIMELYGSDVEPQPSSVNFIENPPDLNDSNQAQVDVNVDLVSPDSGLATIRSSRSSKESSVFLSDDSPVGEGTGPHHSLLPGFDSYSPIPEGAVVEEHARSGEHGEHFDLFNFDPAPMVSGQSQPSSHSADFSPADDFFPNSDSSEGQLPTESKGLDGIGMDMSNYSSSSLLSVAGKDSLAEFDEEFVQRQESPGDNSERNLSLTGLVGDESPSPERLKNIGKRVPPTPMNSFVESSPSTEEPALLYPEDMSQKAVDTGHTGPPQTRTRCSSWWGGLEIDSKNIADAWSSSEQESVFQSPESWKDHKPSPVDRRASDSIFQPKSLEFPKAGPWESEFGQPGLGGDNIQDQNEDSLQFQNLTTEQSHLPNASPQGTNHLIEDFAALWRSDRSPTAMPEPWGNPTDDGEPATASAFPTWSAFGKEDEAKALKNTWNLHPTSGETPSVRDPNEWAMAKSGFSFPSEDLVDKSPSEADNEAAPEIWGKKNHDSKDNMLVSGNPRSDLDHAWNSSKLPMEDQNGLVDPKIRENVHENVDSWNLFEKSIKKGRSDIVAPWEDSFLTYKCSDYSTSNIGEDSVPSPLDTNYSTSDSYTSPTFAGDEKETENEPFATEGGFESKDANSTTGETETPPQSPQQPPRNRPSSGPGNLEMWASPHANNSSEINATHSPDEDLLKTEPTDDKNISMEDDIGESSLSSYDDPSMMQLYNETNRQLTLLHSSTNSRQAATDDLDLWNRVILEDTQSTATISDMDNDLDWDDCSAGVAIPGEGQTQGYMAESIEPETRFSVRQLEPWGVEYQEANQVDWELPASSEPSKDTAANEYQILNEKSGRLIANSIWDSVMRDNNMSIILPSPSYTTDSEQSKSPPESPSSSEKVKDSHIPDVLEASGTSELGALPPDPGKQDTCRGTLPSDTASLATRLENPEHFAHSDPQRGPSCEQSESEEEAHRTADREHLSEKEVVDRALEISGKEQGDQECSSPVASEHQEICDESGKISSLSVISSPQTEEPQEVLEHEKGSYNPDPCDVQTEMSTNHLQAKETCEEHLMSHRNSGETTEISSRLNLTKSVSLPEMDLEKTEEGIILEPERVNQEPPHECLQSLDVWNGPVNSDVQVNCTSSEIPKSLEVKSTEHSPPGAGSSGNYDRESISSEYTHSSASSPDLNDSSAALASWDHGPNTEHQKENQDGWSKQNHQESELITTVGQVEVTEMEDLEEKRMDSFEKSLDHKVPRFLEIWNDSVDGDSFSSLSSPETGKYSEYSDAHQGRNLVVSRQEKNEHDLAETVQREDTKFVSTSSGSDDDSAGDQELVEKEIHLATCQVAQSEPGVWDSLNESDKFLATADAKSEEFSAYVGSSEPAENDSKSSPFCDNPQSSSDHRNFSPLKDTEIQITAVDKETRSSPETGKTGDILWQISPKTEAKNESYSKLKILGFPAESTQWWNAPLQEGRPIECAFEGELSNSSDVLEMNSSVYQNMSPWGVPIQSDTESTETHYTNPFSDKHQSPFLDSNRENSHEQLWNIQPRQPDPEADQLSQLVILDQIKEKDSREQTFMSSAGDELTSETPTQEQCPNTVPDSTFTHTDENGCVISNVSVIECQDTDWWEEEKSYPSEMTNSSIASEDFPAVSSSTQLTKKSGSEWDGSTPSEGPQGAFVPDILHGNFQEGGQLVSASPDLWMDAKQPFSLKADGENPDILTHCDHDSNSQASNSPDICHDYEAKQETEQHISARMGPEGEASEFYLTEPKMDEESSQEPGQESVPYNSELYSESAIPLPPVSGQANTNGSSQLNSHKGSPEPSEINGENNTSLEASEKGTNPEIAPILETVGRTIPVIENVGTSIFVTHQDPTMDGNSSWISEDFSPGSQTDAGALLDHEQPVASENAATVPDALLATDTCLDVSETAFDHSFSDASGLNTSTGTIDDMSKLTLSEGNPETPVDGDAGKQDLCSSEASWGDFEYDVMGQNIDEDLMKEPEHFVYGGDPPLEEDALKQSLAPYTPPFDLSYLTEPALDVETTEEAGAPEDESLGSEAAEILLSVLPNRRSKENHAETKNTPPGHQLVVLHIHEEPESVSLPEEVNSNVELSPSNIDWEVETDNSDSPAGGDIGTPIGASKGILELEEKIIPTKEPEHIKPEDGEERCTEKNEDHHALHMNYILVNHEENSPPKPEAFEARENTSELEEFHTGSGEMGLPGTQLASFPDTCQPASLNERKDHSAERMSPKDDKRSSLESPGQDQSWMVLGHSEGRDLSSAAKDSGPGWSGKAVEPASDHDLGKIPQMQVLREMKPLESLALEEVSGLGSQSQKSKSQGKAGPDAVVLQAVTHDNEWEMLSPQPSQKNMIPETEMEEETEFLEPRTRKPRPNGLVSEDVGMDIPFEEGILSPNAADMRPEPPNSLDLNGSHPQRIKLTAPNINLSLDQSEGSILSDDNLDSPDEIDINVDELDTPDEADSFEYTGHEDPTANKDSGQESESIPEYTAEEEREDNRLWRTVVIGEQEQRIDMKVIEPYRRVISHGGYYGDGLNAIIVFAACFLPDSSRADYHYVMENLFLYVISTLELMVAEDYMIVYLNGATPRRKMPGLGWMKKCYQMIDRRLRKNLKSFIIVHPSWFIRTILAVTRPFISSKFSSKIKYVSSLSELSGLIPMDCIHIPESIINMDLKMKEKP
- the PRUNE2 gene encoding protein prune homolog 2 isoform X12 → MTMESEKISEKQEEILSILEEKFPSLPPRKEIINVLQETQFSAQGLSIEQTMLKDLKELSDGEIKVAISNVNMTFEITSDVDIKLRKSTGKAVLFGRGAQSLPRTRNTFANSSICCSNCTFHSNISSDLKAFTDKFSFDVLILLASYLSEEQQPRRQIAVYSENLELCSQICCELEECQNPCLELEPFECGCDEILVYQLENPSVTCDQVVLLVKEVINRRCPEMVSNSRTSSTEAVAGSAPLSQGSSGIMELYGSDVEPQPSSVNFIENPPDLNDSNQAQVDVNVDLVSPDSGLATIRSSRSSKESSVFLSDDSPVGEGTGPHHSLLPGFDSYSPIPEGAVVEEHARSGEHGEHFDLFNFDPAPMVSGQSQPSSHSADFSPADDFFPNSDSSEGQLPTESKGLDGIGMDMSNYSSSSLLSVAGKDSLAEFDEEFVQRQESPGDNSERNLSLTGLVGDESPSPERLKNIGKRVPPTPMNSFVESSPSTEEPALLYPEDMSQKAVDTGHTGPPQTRTRCSSWWGGLEIDSKNIADAWSSSEQESVFQSPESWKDHKPSPVDRRASDSIFQPKSLEFPKAGPWESEFGQPGLGGDNIQDQNEDSLQFQNLTTEQSHLPNASPQGTNHLIEDFAALWRSDRSPTAMPEPWGNPTDDGEPATASAFPTWSAFGKEDEAKALKNTWNLHPTSGETPSVRDPNEWAMAKSGFSFPSEDLVDKSPSEADNEAAPEIWGKKNHDSKDNMLVSGNPRSDLDHAWNSSKLPMEDQNGLVDPKIRENVHENVDSWNLFEKSIKKGRSDIVAPWEDSFLTYKCSDYSTSNIGEDSVPSPLDTNYSTSDSYTSPTFAGDEKETENEPFATEGGFESKDANSTTGETETPPQSPQQPPRNRPSSGPGNLEMWASPHANNSSEINATHSPDEDLLKTEPTDDKNISMEDDIGESSLSSYDDPSMMQLYNETNRQLTLLHSSTNSRQAATDDLDLWNRVILEDTQSTATISDMDNDLDWDDCSAGVAIPGEGQTQGYMAESIEPETRFSVRQLEPWGVEYQEANQVDWELPASSEPSKDTAANEYQILNEKSGRLIANSIWDSVMRDNNMSIILPSPSYTTDSEQSKSPPESPSSSEKVKDSHIPDVLEASGTSELGALPPDPGKQDTCRGTLPSDTASLATRLENPEHFAHSDPQRGPSCEQSESEEEAHRTADREHLSEKEVVDRALEISGKEQGDQECSSPVASEHQEICDESGKISSLSVISSPQTEEPQEVLEHEKGSYNPDPCDVQTEMSTNHLQAKETCEEHLMSHRNSGETTEISSRLNLTKSVSLPEMDLEKTEEGIILEPERVNQEPPHECLQSLDVWNGPVNSDVQVNCTSSEIPKSLEVKSTEHSPPGAGSSGNYDRESISSEYTHSSASSPDLNDSSAALASWDHGPNTEHQKENQDGWSKQNHQESELITTVGQVEVTEMEDLEEKRMDSFEKSLDHKVPRFLEIWNDSVDGDSFSSLSSPETGKYSEYSDAHQGRNLVVSRQEKNEHDLAETVQREDTKFVSTSSGSDDDSAGDQELVEKEIHLATCQVAQSEPGVWDSLNESDKFLATADAKSEEFSAYVGSSEPAENDSKSSPFCDNPQSSSDHRNFSPLKDTEIQITAVDKETRSSPETGKTGDILWQISPKTEAKNESYSKLKILGFPAESTQWWNAPLQEGRPIECAFEGELSNSSDVLEMNSSVYQNMSPWGVPIQSDTESTETHYTNPFSDKHQSPFLDSNRENSHEQLWNIQPRQPDPEADQLSQLVILDQIKEKDSREQTFMSSAGDELTSETPTQEQCPNTVPDSTFTHTDENGCVISNVSVIECQDTDWWEEEKSYPSEMTNSSIASEDFPAVSSSTQLTKKSGSEWDGSTPSEGPQGAFVPDILHGNFQEGGQLVSASPDLWMDAKQPFSLKADGENPDILTHCDHDSNSQASNSPDICHDYEAKQETEQHISARMGPEGEASEFYLTEPKMDEESSQEPGQESVPYNSELYSESAIPLPPVSGQANTNGSSQLNSHKGSPEPSEINGENNTSLEASEKGTNPEIAPILETVGRTIPVIENVGTSIFVTHQDPTMDGNSSWISEDFSPGSQTDAGALLDHEQPVASENAATVPDALLATDTCLDVSETAFDHSFSDASGLNTSTGTIDDMSKLTLSEGNPETPVDGDAGKQDLCSSEASWGDFEYDVMGQNIDEDLMKEPEHFVYGGDPPLEEDALKQSLAPYTPPFDLSYLTEPALDVETTEEAGAPEDESLGSEAAEILLSVLPNRRSKENHAETKNTPPGHQLVVLHIHEEPESVSLPEEVNSNVELSPSNIDWEVETDNSDSPAGGDIGTPIGASKGILELEEKIIPTKEPEHIKPEDGEERCTEKNEDHHALHMNYILVNHEENSPPKPEAFEARENTSELEEFHTGSGEMGLPGTQLASFPDTCQPASLNERKDHSAERMSPKDDKRSSLESPGQDQSWMVLGHSEGRDLSSAAKDSGPGWSGKAVEPASDHDLGKIPQMQVLREMKPLESLALEEVSGLGSQSQKSKSQGKAGPDAVVLQAVTHDNEWEMLSPQPSQKNMIPETEMEEETEFLEPRTRKPRPNGLVSEDVGMDIPFEEGILSPNAADMRPEPPNSLDLNGSHPQRIKLTAPNINLSLDQSEGSILSDDNLDSPDEIDINVDELDTPDEADSFEYTGHEDPTANKDSGQESESIPEYTAEEEREDNRLWRTVVIGEQEQRIDMKVIEPYRRVISHGGYYGDGLNAIIVFAACFLPDSSRADYHYVMENLFLYVISTLELMVAEDYMIVYLNGATPRRKMPGLGWMKKCYQMIDRRLRKNLKSFIIVHPSWFIRTILAVTRPFISSKFSSKIKYVSSLSELSGLIPMDCIHIPESIIKYDEERSYKRSVRLDEELREASEAAKTSCLYNDPEMSSMEKDMDLKMKEKP
- the PRUNE2 gene encoding protein prune homolog 2 isoform X4, with protein sequence MEEFLQRAKSKLNRSKRLEKVHVVIGHKSCDLDSLISAFSYAYFLDKVSPPGVLCLPVLNIPRTEFNYFTETRFILEELNISESFHIFRDEINLHQLNDEGKLSITLVGSNVLASEDKILESAVVKVINPLEQSDGGLEFRESSSSLVVKEILQEAPELITEQLAHLLRGSILFKWMTMESEKISEKQEEILSILEEKFPSLPPRKEIINVLQETQFSAQGLSIEQTMLKDLKELSDGEIKVAISNVNMTFEITSDVDIKLRKSTGKAVLFGRGAQSLPRTRNTFANSSICCSNCTFHSNISSDLKAFTDKFSFDVLILLASYLSEEQQPRRQIAVYSENLELCSQICCELEECQNPCLELEPFECGCDEILVYQLENPSVTCDQVVLLVKEVINRRCPEMVSNSRTSSTEAVAGSAPLSQGSSGIMELYGSDVEPQPSSVNFIENPPDLNDSNQAQVDVNVDLVSPDSGLATIRSSRSSKESSVFLSDDSPVGEGTGPHHSLLPGFDSYSPIPEGAVVEEHARSGEHGEHFDLFNFDPAPMVSGQSQPSSHSADFSPADDFFPNSDSSEGQLPTESKGLDGIGMDMSNYSSSSLLSVAGKDSLAEFDEEFVQRQESPGDNSERNLSLTGLVGDESPSPERLKNIGKRVPPTPMNSFVESSPSTEEPALLYPEDMSQKAVDTGHTGPPQTRTRCSSWWGGLEIDSKNIADAWSSSEQESVFQSPESWKDHKPSPVDRRASDSIFQPKSLEFPKAGPWESEFGQPGLGGDNIQDQNEDSLQFQNLTTEQSHLPNASPQGTNHLIEDFAALWRSDRSPTAMPEPWGNPTDDGEPATASAFPTWSAFGKEDEAKALKNTWNLHPTSGETPSVRDPNEWAMAKSGFSFPSEDLVDKSPSEADNEAAPEIWGKKNHDSKDNMLVSGNPRSDLDHAWNSSKLPMEDQNGLVDPKIRENVHENVDSWNLFEKSIKKGRSDIVAPWEDSFLTYKCSDYSTSNIGEDSVPSPLDTNYSTSDSYTSPTFAGDEKETENEPFATEGGFESKDANSTTGETETPPQSPQQPPRNRPSSGPGNLEMWASPHANNSSEINATHSPDEDLLKTEPTDDKNISMEDDIGESSLSSYDDPSMMQLYNETNRQLTLLHSSTNSRQAATDDLDLWNRVILEDTQSTATISDMDNDLDWDDCSAGVAIPGEGQTQGYMAESIEPETRFSVRQLEPWGVEYQEANQVDWELPASSEPSKDTAANEYQILNEKSGRLIANSIWDSVMRDNNMSIILPSPSYTTDSEQSKSPPESPSSSEKVKDSHIPDVLEASGTSELGALPPDPGKQDTCRGTLPSDTASLATRLENPEHFAHSDPQRGPSCEQSESEEEAHRTADREHLSEKEVVDRALEISGKEQGDQECSSPVASEHQEICDESGKISSLSVISSPQTEEPQEVLEHEKGSYNPDPCDVQTEMSTNHLQAKETCEEHLMSHRNSGETTEISSRLNLTKSVSLPEMDLEKTEEGIILEPERVNQEPPHECLQSLDVWNGPVNSDVQVNCTSSEIPKSLEVKSTEHSPPGAGSSGNYDRESISSEYTHSSASSPDLNDSSAALASWDHGPNTEHQKENQDGWSKQNHQESELITTVGQVEVTEMEDLEEKRMDSFEKSLDHKVPRFLEIWNDSVDGDSFSSLSSPETGKYSEYSDAHQGRNLVVSRQEKNEHDLAETVQREDTKFVSTSSGSDDDSAGDQELVEKEIHLATCQVAQSEPGVWDSLNESDKFLATADAKSEEFSAYVGSSEPAENDSKSSPFCDNPQSSSDHRNFSPLKDTEIQITAVDKETRSSPETGKTGDILWQISPKTEAKNESYSKLKILGFPAESTQWWNAPLQEGRPIECAFEGELSNSSDVLEMNSSVYQNMSPWGVPIQSDTESTETHYTNPFSDKHQSPFLDSNRENSHEQLWNIQPRQPDPEADQLSQLVILDQIKEKDSREQTFMSSAGDELTSETPTQEQCPNTVPDSTFTHTDENGCVISNVSVIECQDTDWWEEEKSYPSEMTNSSIASEDFPAVSSSTQLTKKSGSEWDGSTPSEGPQGAFVPDILHGNFQEGGQLVSASPDLWMDAKQPFSLKADGENPDILTHCDHDSNSQASNSPDICHDYEAKQETEQHISARMGPEGEASEFYLTEPKMDEESSQEPGQESVPYNSELYSESAIPLPPVSGQANTNGSSQLNSHKGSPEPSEINGENNTSLEASEKGTNPEIAPILETVGRTIPVIENVGTSIFVTHQDPTMDGNSSWISEDFSPGSQTDAGALLDHEQPVASENAATVPDALLATDTCLDVSETAFDHSFSDASGLNTSTGTIDDMSKLTLSEGNPETPVDGDAGKQDLCSSEASWGDFEYDVMGQNIDEDLMKEPEHFVYGGDPPLEEDALKQSLAPYTPPFDLSYLTEPALDVETTEEAGAPEDESLGSEAAEILLSVLPNRRSKENHAETKNTPPGHQLVVLHIHEEPESVSLPEEVNSNVELSPSNIDWEVETDNSDSPAGGDIGTPIGASKGILELEEKIIPTKEPEHIKPEDGEERCTEKNEDHHALHMNYILVNHEENSPPKPEAFEARENTSELEEFHTGSGEMGLPGTQLASFPDTCQPASLNERKDHSAERMSPKDDKRSSLESPGQDQSWMVLGHSEGRDLSSAAKDSGPGWSGKAVEPASDHDLGKIPQMQVLREMKPLESLALEEVSGLGSQSQKSKSQGKAGPDAVVLQAVTHDNEWEMLSPQPSQKNMIPETEMEEETEFLEPRTRKPRPNGLVSEDVGMDIPFEEGILSPNAADMRPEPPNSLDLNGSHPQRIKLTAPNINLSLDQSEGSILSDDNLDSPDEIDINVDELDTPDEADSFEYTGHEDPTANKDSGQESESIPEYTAEEEREDNRLWRTVVIGEQEQRIDMKVIEPYRRVISHGGYYGDGLNAIIVFAACFLPDSSRADYHYVMENLFLYVISTLELMVAEDYMIVYLNGATPRRKMPGLGWMKKCYQMIDRRLRKNLKSFIIVHPSWFIRTILAVTRPFISSKFSSKIKYVSSLSELSGLIPMDCIHIPESIIKYDEERSYKRSVRLDEELREASEAAKTSCLYNDPEMSSMEKDMDLKMKEKP